In the genome of Raphanus sativus cultivar WK10039 chromosome 4, ASM80110v3, whole genome shotgun sequence, one region contains:
- the LOC108837548 gene encoding cytochrome P450 85A1 isoform X1, whose product MGIAMVMIGFLFVLVLLCSALLRWNEMRYNKTNLPPGTMGWPIFGETTEFLKQGPDFMRNQRLRYGSFFKSHLLGCPTLVSMDTEINRYILKNESKGLVPGYPQSMLDILGTCNMAAVHGSSHRLMRGSLLSLISSTMMRDHILPKVDYFMRSYLGQWSELENVDIQDKSKNMAFLSSLSQIAGNLRKPLVEEFKNEFFKLVVGTLSVPIDLPGTNYRCGIQARKNIDRLLSELMQERKDSGETFTDMLGYLMKKDDNRYPLTDEEIRDQVVTILYSGYETVSTTSMMALKYLHDHPKALEELRREHLAIRERKRPDEPLDLEDVKSMKFTRAVIFETSRLATIVNGVLRKTTRDLEINGYLIPKGWRIYVYTREINYDTNLYKDPLIFNPWRWMEKSLESQNSCFVFGGGTRLCPGKELGIVEISSFLHYFVTRYRWEEIGGDKLMVFPRVFAPKGFHLRISPY is encoded by the exons ATGGGAATAGCGATGGTGATGattggttttctttttgtccTCGTCTTGCTCTGTTCTGCGCTGCTCCGATGGAACGAAATGCGATACAACAAGACTAATCTCCCTCCTGGAACCATGGGGTGGCCAATCTTTGGCGAAACAACCGAGTTCCTCAAACAAGGCCCTGACTTCATGAGAAACCAAAGACTCCG ATATGGGAGTTTCTTCAAATCGCATCTTCTTGGTTGTCCAACGTTAGTCTCGATGGACACAGAGATCAACAGATACATCTTAAAGAACGAATCGAAAGGTTTGGTTCCTGGTTATCCACAATCAATGCTTGACATTCTCGGGACTTGCAACATGGCTGCGGTTCATGGTTCGAGCCACCGCCTTATGAGAGGCTCGCTTCTTTCGCTCATAAGCTCAACCATGATGAGAGATCACATATTGCCCAAAGTCGATTACTTCATGAGAAGTTATCTTGGTCAGTGGAGTGAGCTTGAGAATGTTGATATCCAGGATAAGAGCAAAAAT ATGGCgtttttatcttctttgtcACAAATCGCTGGAAACCTAAGAAAACCACTCGTTGAAGAATTCAAAAATGAGTTCTTCAAGCTTGTTGTTGGAACTCTCTCCGTACCAATCGATCTTCCCGGCACAAATTATCGTTGTGGAATCCAA GCAAGAAAGAACATTGATAGGTTGCTTAGCGAGTTGATGCAAGAACGTAAAGATTCTGGAGAAACATTCACAGACATGTTAGGTTACTTGATGAAGAAGGATGACAACAGATACCCATTAACAGATGAAGAGATAAGAGACCAAGTCGTAACGATCTTGTATTCAGGTTACGAAACTGTGTCTACGACCTCAATGATGGCTCTTAAGTACCTCCATGATCATCCAAAAGCTCTGGAAGAACTCAGA AGAGAGCATTTGGCTATCAGGGAAAGAAAACGACCAGACGAACCACTCGATTTAGAGGATGTGAAGTCAATGAAGTTCACTCGAGCT GTGATTTTTGAGACATCAAGACTGGCAACAATCGTTAATGGGGTCCTGAGGAAAACTACCCGTGACTTGGAAATCAACG GTTATTTAATCCCAAAAGGATGGAGAATTTACGTATACACAAGAGAAATTAATTACGACACAAATCTTTACAAGGACCCATTGATCTTTAATCCATGGAGGTGGATG GAGAAGAGCTTGGAGTCACAAAACTCATGTTTTGTGTTTGGAGGTGGGACAAGGCTTTGCCCTGGAAAGGAACTAGGGATTGTTGAGATATCGAGCTTCCTCCATTATTTTGTTACAAGATACAG ATGGGAGGAGATAGGAGGGGATAAACTAATGGTGTTTCCAAGAGTTTTTGCACCAAAGGGCTTTCATCTTAGGATTTCACCTTACTAa
- the LOC108851975 gene encoding germin-like protein subfamily 1 member 11, whose translation MKNLSFLAVLSLLALTLPFAIASDPSPLQDFCVAVNTPANGVFVNGKFCKDPKLVTVDDFFTSGLQNARPIANVVGSTVTPVNVTNIPGLNTLGISLVRIDYGVNGQNPPHTHPRATEILYVGHGTLLVGFVTSNGDGNRLFKKTLNEGDVFVFPEGLIHFQFNVGRFPAVAFAALSSQNPGVVTIANSVFGSNPAIDPNVLARAFQLDPRVIMDLQAKF comes from the exons ATGAAGAATCTCTCATTTCTTGCAGTTCTATCTCTCTTAGCTTTAACGCTTCCATTCGCCATTGCTTCTGACCCAAGCCCCCTTCAAGACTTCTGCGTCGCCGTCAACACCCCAGCAAATGGTG TGTTTGTGAATGGAAAGTTCTGCAAAGACCCAAAGCTTGTCACCGTGGATGACTTCTTTACGTCAGGCCTTCAAAACGCAAGACCCATAGCTAATGTAGTCGGATCGACTGTCACTCCCGTTAACGTCACCAACATTCCAGGGTTAAACACCCTTGGCATCTCACTTGTCCGTATAGATTATGGAGTAAATGGACAAAACCCACCTCACACCCACCCACGTGCTACCGAGATCCTGTATGTTGGACATGGAACACTTCTTGTAGGATTTGTCACATCGAACGGAGATGGGAACCGTCTGTTCAAAAAGACACTCAACGAGGGTGATGTATTTGTGTTTCCAGAAGGACTAATTCATTTCCAATTCAATGTGGGACGTTTTCCTGCGGTTGCATTCGCTGCTCTGAGCAGCCAAAACCCAGGTGTTGTCACTATTGCCAACTCTGTGTTCGGGTCTAACCCCGCGATTGACCCGAATGTTCTTGCAAGAGCATTTCAGTTGGATCCAAGGGTGATCATGGATCTACAGGCCAAGTTCTGA
- the LOC108830974 gene encoding S-protein homolog 8-like: MNRLSCFLLTIGLCIGLSSAKWNEKNSVHFKNSLGRNNILKINCISNDDDLGFHFLRPGETYEFSFHDSVFKTEFFCDLWQGPNFKFHAGFTGYVGGGLIVHYGKKNFWDAREDGIYFTHGHKTPKLEYTWK; encoded by the coding sequence ATGAATCGTCTCTCGTGTTTTCTTCTCACAATTGGATTGTGCATAGGTTTGAGCAGCGCAAAGTGGAATGAAAAAAACTCCGTGCACTTTAAGAACTCTCTTGGTCGAAACAATATTTTGAAGATTAATTGTATATCAAACGACGACGATCTAGGCTTCCACTTTCTACGACCTGGAGAAACCTACGAATTCAGTTTTCATGATAGTGTTTTTAAAACAGAATTCTTTTGTGACCTATGGCAAGGGCCAAATTTCAAGTTCCATGCAGGGTTCACTGGATATGTAGGTGGTGGTCTTATAGTTCATTATGGTAAAAAGAATTTTTGGGATGCTAGAGAAGATGGAATTTACTTCACACATGGCCACAAAACACCCAAGTTAGAATACACGTGGAAATAA
- the LOC108850730 gene encoding germin-like protein subfamily 1 member 11 yields MKNLSFLAVLSLLALTLPFAIASDPSPLQDFCVAVNTPANGVFVNGKFCKDPKLVTVDDFFMKDLQIARPITNVVGSAVTPVNVDNLPGLNTLGISLVRIDYGVNGQNPPHTHPRATEILYVGHGTLLVGFVTSNGDGNRLFTKTLNEGDVFVFPEGLIHFQFNVGRFPAVAFAALSSQNPGVVGIAKSVFGSNPAIDPNVLARAFQLDPKVIMDLQAKAKF; encoded by the exons ATGAAGAATCTCTCATTTCTTGCAGTTCTATCTCTCTTAGCTTTAACGCTTCCATTCGCCATTGCTTCTGACCCAAGCCCCCTTCAAGACTTCTGCGTCGCCGTCAACACCCCAGCAAATGGTG TGTTTGTGAATGGAAAGTTCTGCAAAGACCCAAAGCTTGTCACCGTGGATGACTTCTTTATGAAAGACCTTCAAATCGCAAGACCCATAACTAATGTAGTCGGGTCGGCTGTCACTCCCGTTAACGTCGACAACCTTCCAGGGTTAAACACCCTTGGCATCTCACTTGTCCGTATAGATTATGGAGTAAATGGACAAAACCCACCTCACACCCACCCACGTGCTACCGAGATCCTGTATGTTGGACATGGAACACTTCTTGTAGGATTTGTCACATCCAACGGAGATGGGAACCGTCTGTTCACAAAGACACTCAACGAGGGTGATGTATTTGTGTTTCCAGAAGGACTAATTCATTTCCAGTTCAATGTGGGACGTTTTCCTGCGGTTGCATTCGCTGCTCTGAGCAGCCAAAACCCAGGGGTTGTCGGTATTGCCAAATCTGTGTTTGGGTCTAACCCCGCGATTGACCCAAATGTTCTCGCAAGAGCATTTCAGTTGGATCCAAAGGTGATCATGGATCTACAGGCCAAGGCCAAGTTCTGa
- the LOC108837548 gene encoding cytochrome P450 85A1 isoform X2, with protein sequence MGIAMVMIGFLFVLVLLCSALLRWNEMRYNKTNLPPGTMGWPIFGETTEFLKQGPDFMRNQRLRYGSFFKSHLLGCPTLVSMDTEINRYILKNESKGLVPGYPQSMLDILGTCNMAAVHGSSHRLMRGSLLSLISSTMMRDHILPKVDYFMRSYLGQWSELENVDIQDKSKNMAFLSSLSQIAGNLRKPLVEEFKNEFFKLVVGTLSVPIDLPGTNYRCGIQARKNIDRLLSELMQERKDSGETFTDMLGYLMKKDDNRYPLTDEEIRDQVVTILYSGYETVSTTSMMALKYLHDHPKALEELRREHLAIRERKRPDEPLDLEDVKSMKFTRAVIFETSRLATIVNGVLRKTTRDLEINGYLIPKGWRIYVYTREINYDTNLYKDPLIFNPWRWMVSISWSHKTHVLCLEVGQGFALERN encoded by the exons ATGGGAATAGCGATGGTGATGattggttttctttttgtccTCGTCTTGCTCTGTTCTGCGCTGCTCCGATGGAACGAAATGCGATACAACAAGACTAATCTCCCTCCTGGAACCATGGGGTGGCCAATCTTTGGCGAAACAACCGAGTTCCTCAAACAAGGCCCTGACTTCATGAGAAACCAAAGACTCCG ATATGGGAGTTTCTTCAAATCGCATCTTCTTGGTTGTCCAACGTTAGTCTCGATGGACACAGAGATCAACAGATACATCTTAAAGAACGAATCGAAAGGTTTGGTTCCTGGTTATCCACAATCAATGCTTGACATTCTCGGGACTTGCAACATGGCTGCGGTTCATGGTTCGAGCCACCGCCTTATGAGAGGCTCGCTTCTTTCGCTCATAAGCTCAACCATGATGAGAGATCACATATTGCCCAAAGTCGATTACTTCATGAGAAGTTATCTTGGTCAGTGGAGTGAGCTTGAGAATGTTGATATCCAGGATAAGAGCAAAAAT ATGGCgtttttatcttctttgtcACAAATCGCTGGAAACCTAAGAAAACCACTCGTTGAAGAATTCAAAAATGAGTTCTTCAAGCTTGTTGTTGGAACTCTCTCCGTACCAATCGATCTTCCCGGCACAAATTATCGTTGTGGAATCCAA GCAAGAAAGAACATTGATAGGTTGCTTAGCGAGTTGATGCAAGAACGTAAAGATTCTGGAGAAACATTCACAGACATGTTAGGTTACTTGATGAAGAAGGATGACAACAGATACCCATTAACAGATGAAGAGATAAGAGACCAAGTCGTAACGATCTTGTATTCAGGTTACGAAACTGTGTCTACGACCTCAATGATGGCTCTTAAGTACCTCCATGATCATCCAAAAGCTCTGGAAGAACTCAGA AGAGAGCATTTGGCTATCAGGGAAAGAAAACGACCAGACGAACCACTCGATTTAGAGGATGTGAAGTCAATGAAGTTCACTCGAGCT GTGATTTTTGAGACATCAAGACTGGCAACAATCGTTAATGGGGTCCTGAGGAAAACTACCCGTGACTTGGAAATCAACG GTTATTTAATCCCAAAAGGATGGAGAATTTACGTATACACAAGAGAAATTAATTACGACACAAATCTTTACAAGGACCCATTGATCTTTAATCCATGGAGGTGGATGGTAAGCATCT CTTGGAGTCACAAAACTCATGTTTTGTGTTTGGAGGTGGGACAAGGCTTTGCCCTGGAAAGGAACTAG
- the LOC130511296 gene encoding uncharacterized protein LOC130511296, which produces MAYGVGADIVDEYVRLAETTARNCMIGSIDCMHWEWKNCPTAWKGMYSRGHDKPTIVLEAVASQDLWIWHAFFGAPGTLNDLNILDRSPVFDEIINGDAPEVNFHVNGREYGLAYFLADGNIIKACIILHNMIVEDERGSYLHATEFQQPEDMDPTFVVKRTTNLRTTLGRRAEVRDTQGHHQLKEDLVEHIWAKFGHLPSHNNV; this is translated from the exons ATGGCGTATGGTGTTGGGGCTGACATCGTTGACGAATATGTCCGACTAGCTGAAACAACTGCAAGAAATT GTATGATTGgaagcatcgactgtatgcattgggagtggaagaatTGTCCGACCGCTTGGAAAGGAATGTATTCACGAGGACACGATAAACCAACAATTGTGTTGGAGGCGGTAGCTTCTCAAGACCTCTGGATATGGCACGCGTTTTTTGGAGCTCCAGGTACTTTGAACGATCTTAATATTCTTGATCGatcacctgtttttgatgaAATAATTAACGGAGACGCTCCCGAAGTCAATTTCCATGTCAACGGAAGGGAATACGGTTTGGCTTACTTTCTTGCCGATG gaaatattatcaAAGCTTGTATCATACTTCATAATATGATTGTCGAAGATGAACGAGGTTCCTACCTTCACGCTACAGAATTTCAACAACCAGAAGACATGGATCCCACTTTTGTAGTCAAACGGACTACAAACCTCCGTACTACACTGGGTCGTCGAGCAGAAGTTCGAGATACTCAAGGCCATCATCAATTAAAAGAAGATTTGGTTGAACATATATGGGCTAAGTTTGGACATCTACCGAGTCATAACAATGTTTAA
- the LOC108834664 gene encoding vegetative cell wall protein gp1-like, with amino-acid sequence MSCPLILISIALTITFSNHSLQATNLPLRITDIILCNNNNIFLRSGSSGELECRFRRSKPILGQETKGHYGESSVLCPENKKCSRNGKNQILFALKKHPGRKSKRILKQIRKARHVQFQHKKQSIGHKMFVSRHPWFLPPNPFAPPRSIFPPNPFAPPPSIFPPNPFKPPSPSIFPPNPFHPPPPPRFPPLFPQPPHPPPPSIFPPIFHQPPPPSFFPPNPFQPRPPPTPHPSLFPPMFPPPPHHTAPAPPPSFFPPNPFQPHPPHPPAPPPPSLFPPIFSPPPAAPPPPRPMFPPNPFKPRTPQSSPAPPPPLFPPIIPQPSPVSPPPRSFFPPNPFQPRPPQLPPAPPPSFFPPIFPPPPVAPVPSPPSFFPPNPFKPRPPLPSTPPPRSLFPPLPPIFPGLHPPPPPPPPPPSHSFFPIPPFPFFPPPRNPGPPTTPSFSEDKQHT; translated from the exons ATGTCTTGTCCTCTCATTCTCATCTCCATCGCCTTAACAATAACATTCAGTAATCATTCTTTACAGGCAACAAATCTACCTTTAAGGATCACTGACATTATCCTATGCAACAACAATAACATCTTCTTAAGATCAG GATCATCTGGCGAACTTGAATGCAGATTCCGACGATCAAAACCGATCCTAGGACAGGAGACAAAAGGTCATTACGGGGAATCCAGTGTTTTATGTCCTGAAAACAAAAAGTGTTCAAGAAACGGGAAAAATCAGATATTATTCGCACTAAAGAAACATCCAGGGAGAAAGTCTAAGCGGATTCTGAAACAAATTAGAAAAGCAAGACATGTGCAGTTTCAACACAAGAAGCAAAGTATAGGACACAAGATGTTTGTTTCCCGACATCCATGGTTTCTTCCTCCAAACCCATTTGCACCACCACGTTCTATTTTCCCACCAAACCCTTTTGCACCACCACCTTCGATTTTCCCACCTAACCCGTTTAAGCCACCGTCTCCTTCTATTTTCCCTCCAAATCCGTTTCATCCACCGCCTCCACCGAGATTTCCTCCATTATTTCCTCAGcctcctcatcctcctcctccgtcgATATTCCCTCCAATATTTCATCAGCCTCCGCCTCCATCGTTTTTCCCTCCAAACCCATTTCAGCCTAGGCCTCCCCCCACTCCTCATCCATCGTTATTCCCTCCAATGTTTCCTCCGCCTCCGCATCATACTGCTCCAGCTCCTCCTCCCTCGTTCTTCCCTCCAAACCCATTTCAGCCTCATCCTCCTCATCCtcctgctcctcctcctccatcattATTCCCTCCAATATTTTCTCCGCCTCCAGCTGCTCCACCTCCTCCACGACCAATGTTTCCTCCAAACCCATTTAAGCCACGGACTCCTCAGTCTTCTCCCGCTCCTCCTCCACCACTATTCCCTCCAATCATTCCTCAGCCTTCTCCAGTTTCCCCTCCTCCTCGATCATTTTTCCCTCCAAATCCATTTCAGCCTCGTCCTCCTCAGCTTCCTCCAGCTCCTCCTCCATCGTTTTTCCCTCCTATATTTCCTCCACCTCCTGTTGCACCAGTTCCATCTCCTCCATCGTTTTTCCCACCAAACCCATTTAAGCCTCGTCCTCCTCTTCCCAGTACTCCTCCACCTCGCTCTCTATTTCCTCCACTGCCGCCTATCTTTCCAGGTCTGcatcctcctccaccaccacctcctcctcctccctctcACTCTTTTTTTCCAATTCCGCCATTCCCATTCTTTCCACCACCTCGTAACCCTGGCCCTCCTACTACTCCATCTTTTTCAGAAGATAAACAACATACTTAA